The sequence AAAAAAAAAAAAAAAAAAAAAGAAGAAGGAAAACTGTCGTGCCAGATGTACCAGCGTTCGGCAGATACGTTTTTGGGGGTGCCATTTAACATTGCGTCTTATTCTTTATTAGTGCACATGATAGCAGCTGTAACCGATTTAGAGGTGGGAGATTTTGTCCATACTATAGGGGATGCTCACATTTATACAAACCATTTGCAGCAAGTAAAGTTGATGCTAAAGCGAGAGCCTAAATCACTGCCCAAAATTCGAATATTGCGCAAAGTGGATTCAATTTTTGACTTTAGATATGAAGATTTTGAGTTGCTAGATTACAATCCGCATAAAGCGATCAAAGCTGAGGTGGCAGTGTGATAAAGATGATAGTTGCTGTATCGAAAAATGGACAAATAGGAATAGCAAATGAGCTGCCTTGGAATATAAAAGAAGATATGAACTACTTCAGAAAGATGACTACCGCCAAGACTGTGATAATGGGACGTAAAACCTTTAACAGTATAGGGCGCCCGCTGCCAAATCGCCGAAATATAGTGTTGACTACAAATACGGATTTGAAAATAGCAGGTGTCGAGGTGGTGACAAACTTTGCGGAAGCCCTGATCATTGCAAGAGAAGAAGATGCGTTTGTAATAGGTGGAGGTCAAATTTATGAGCTATTTATGCCATATGCAGAGGAGCTGTATATAACAGAAGTGGATGTCAACATTGATGGAGATGCTGCATTTCCGGAGTATCGCAACAAATTTGTGTGTGTAGAAACAATAGAAAAATCTGCCAATGACAGTAAATATAATTATAGGTTTACAAAATGGATTGCAGCTGATGAAGTGCCGGAGGGCCTATAGTAAACTTTGGAACTCTTTGCAAAAAGTAGTGAATAGCTCGTCTTCGGGTACTTTGCGGATGATTTGACCCTTTTTAAAAATAATTCCAGAGCCGTTTCCTCCCGCAATGCCGATGTCTGCCTCGCGCGCTTCACCAGGTCCATAGGTGAACAATATTTACGAATAGTTTGCATTGGATACATATTTGCATCAATTTCAAACTGCACTGTTATGGCATTTCGATCTGTTCAAACTGTAAAAATTTCGATTGTAATATATGGTGCTAGTCTATTAGTAAACGTATTTTTTAACTGGCTGTTAATTTTTGGAAATTTAGGAGCCCCCGAATTGGGTGTAATCGGCGCGGCAATTGCAACTGTCATTGCTCGCATCACAGAGTTTATCATCTCAATTATATTTATCAAATTTTTTGACACCAAAATTAAATTACGTTGGGATATTTTTAAAAGAGCCGATAAATCGTTGCTTATAGATTTTATTAAGATTACAAGCCCTGTTGTTGTAAATGAACTTATTTGGTCTGTCGGCAGCGCGACGATGTCTGTAATAGTTGGCAGAATGGGCACCGAGGTTGTTGCCGCCAACAGCATAGCCAACGTCGTCAACCAGTTTATGACCGTCTTTATATACGCCTTATCCAGCTCCGCATCTGTAATTATTGGCAACTCTATCGGCGAGGGTGCATACAAAAAGACCAAGGATGCTTCGTTTACTATACTGTTATCTATCACAGTACTCGCTGTTATTTCTGGTTGCCTCGTTTTCATATCTCGTCCATTTGTCGTGGATTTTTATAATGTTTCTGCAGCAACCAAGAGCTTTGCTATGGATATTATGCTAGTAAACTCAGTCATCATCGTCTTTCAGGCATTGGCAAATACTACTAACGTCGGAATGTTGCGAGCTGGTGGAGATAACACCTTTGTACTCATCAACGACGTAATATTTATGTGGCTGGTAGCGCTCCCACTTGGCTTTGTCAGTGCATTTGTATGGAAACTACCAGTCATCGCTGTATTTTGCATTATTCGTGTCGATGAAGTTTTAAAATCAACTTGCGCGCTAATCAGGCTACTAAGCTTTAAATGGATTAACAACGTAACTCGCGATTAACCTCACAACTAAAAGGAGCCTTCTCTTTCGTTTGCAGAGCTTACAGAAGATATGGCTCCTTGTTTTATTTCCTCAACCTCTTCTTTTTTTGATCTAGCCCTCTCACCTAAGCTTGTTGCAATAGTCACAGCTGCTGCCAAGATCATCGATGCGACCGCTCCTATCACTGCCACCACCAATGCAATCAATCCTCCCAGTACTGCAAATACTATGGATAATCCCACCGATACAATAGCAATAACAGTTGGGGCTGCCGCTATTATTACCAACAACATCACTATTACTTCTAACACTTTCAACTACTCCTTAATAAACTCGTTAAATCTTGATAAAACTTCTTTCTCTCCCAAAATTTGCATAATTACAAACAAGTCTGGCGTATTAATTCGATGCGTCAATGCCACTCTCACGGCACCCGCCACGTCCTGAATCATTCCTTTATACTTTTCTGGATTGCTCTTAAACTCTTTCTTATTTGCACAATAGCCAATCTCTGTCGCAAAATCTTTGAGATGGTTAAACCACTCCTCTTGCGACTGATGCGTATGCACATAGGCTTTCTTATATTCCGCAATGATCTGTCTTGCTTGCTCCATCGTTACGCCTTTAGGCAACTCCGTAGTTGTCTCTTTTGCAAAAATTTTATCAAATAGGTACACAACTTTTTCTCTAACTTCACTCCACTTTGCAAAATCTTTTCGCGGCTTTGCGGTATCCTTGTCAATTGCAAAAAATTTCTTTAGCCCCGCTGCATTAGCGACCGCCAATTCATACATTTCTGGATCGTATTTTTTTGCCCATGCAACATATAGCGCATACATCTCGTCTCCACTCATTCTAGAGATGATCTCACGGCTTACATCGTCCAGTTTTATAATGTCAAATAAAGCTCCACTCTTACTCATCTTATTTAATGCTACAGGAAATTTATGGTAGTCTTTATCTTTATTCTCGGCTCTCCAAACTTCGTAGGTTGAGTTGATGATATTCAGCAAATATTCGATTACGCAAACAACTGGGTAACCTTCCTCGTCGTAGTATGTCACCGCACTTTCTGGGTCTTTACGTTTCGAAAGCTTGCGTTTTGATTTGCCATCCATCTTCATGATTGTTGGAATGTGCGCATATTCTGGACGCTTTAAGCCCAGCACCTCAAATAGCTCCAAATGAATCGGCAGCGACGACAGCCACTCCTCTCCTCGGCTAACTATTGTGGTCCCCATCAGCGCATCGTCTACAACATGTGCAAAATGATATGTTGGAAGCCCATCTTGCTTTATAATTACCACATCTTGATTATTTTCAGGAAAAGAAGTTTCGCCCTTAATTAGATCAACAAAATGTTCTCTCTCTCCATTGCCTGCAGATTTTAAGCGAACAATATACGGCGTCCCTGCTTCTATCTTTGCAATTGCTTCTTCTGGTGATAAATTTCTATACTTAGCATACTCGCCATAATATCCTGGAGTAATTTTTTTCTCGATCTGATTATTTCTTAGCTCCTCTAGTTCTTCTGGCGTCGCAAAGCATGGATATGCCTTTCCCTGACGCACTAAATCTTTTGCAAATGTTTGGTAGATCTCTTTGCGTTCACTTTGCTTATATGGTCCATAGTTGCCCTTATATGTGGAATCAGTCTCCTGTCCTTCTGCAAAGTCTATTCCATACTTATGCATTGTGGCTATTGTGTCCTCTATTGCCCCCGCAACTTCTCGCTTTTGATCAGTATCTTCAATTCTCAGGAAAAATATGCCATTGCTTAATGCTGCAACTCTCTCGGCCACCAATGCTGCAAACACTCCGCCAATGTGCTGAAATCCTGTTGGGCTTGGAGCGTATCTGGTTACTTGTGCCCCTGCCGGCAAATCTCGTTTAGGGTATTGAAAATCCTCTGGTTTTTTATCTATATTCCCAAACATTATATCTGCTAATTTATTCATGATTTAAAATTCCCTTCTTATAATTCTTCTTTCTTATTTTTATCGTATATAATTTGTAATCCTTTGTGCGTCAAATATTTATCATGGAGATCAATCATATCAGTTTCGCTTTGAATAATTCTGCCAAGGCCTCCTGTAGAAATAATAGTCATGTTGTTACCTAGCGCTTCTTTAGCTTTCTTCACAATATATTCTACCTGGCCAATATACCCATAAACCAGCCCTCCTTGCATACTAGCGACCGTGTTTTTGCAGTCTAAAATACTTTTTGGCTTCTTGATCTCTATAACAGGAAGTTGCGCCGCTCTCTGAGACATCACCTCCGCCGAAATTCCTATCCCTGGCGTAATCAGCCCTCCTATAAATTCTCCCTTTTCGTTGGTAATGTCATATGTCGTGCTGGTTCCAAAATCTATTGCCATACATGGGCCACCATAAATATTGAATGCCGCAACGGAGTTTACTATCCTATCTGCACCTACCGCCCGAGGATTATCCGTTCGTATTGCAATGCCCACTTTTAGACCTTCCCCAACAATATATGGCATCTTGCCTAGATATCGTATGATGCTATTCTTTAGGCTAAACATCACGTTTGGAACAACAGAGCACACAATTACATCTTCTATATCTTTTACATCTATGCCATTACTATGAAGCATCTGAATTATAGTTACGCCATACTCATCAGAAGTCCTCGCCTGCTGTGTTGTCATTCTAAAGCTCCAAATCACCTGATCCTTTTTCATTAGTCCCAAAACGATGTGTGTATTTCCTATATCTATTGTAAGTAGCAATGCCTATCTCCCTCTTTTCGTCTTATCTAAAATGATATTTGCTAACTCTTTTTTTGACATTTTTGGAATGAAACTCACGGTGCCATCTCTTTCTATAATTGTTGCAATATTAGTATCGGCACTAAATCCTGCGCCCTCTTCTTTTATATTGTTGGCAACGATGATATCCAAATTTTTTGACTTCAGCTTCTCTGTGGCATTTTCTATTACGTTTTGACTCTCTGCCGCAAATCCAACCAATATCTGATTTTTTTTAGTATCTCCTAAACTCTTTAGAATGTCTGGATTTTTTACCAGCTCCAAAACCAGTTTGTCATCACCTTTTTTTATTTTTTCTGCTTGAACTTCTTTTGGCCTAAAGTCTGCTACTGCGGCGGCCTTTATAACCACATCCACATCTGTATAATTCTCATGCACTGCTTTATACATATCTCGCGCCGATATCACCTCCACAACTGTTACCCCTGCTGGTGGCGTTAGATTTGTTGGCCCAGATACTAATATCACTTCCGCTCCTCTATCCTTTGCCATTTCAGCGAGGGCATACCCCATCTTTCCAGTCGAATAATTACTTAGGTATCGCATCGGATCGATTGCTTCGACAGTTCTTCCGGCGGTAATGAGATATTTCTTGCCCAGCAGGTCTTGGTCAACAGCAGGTTTATCGTTTAGATCTTTTATATAGGCAGTAATCTTAACTGCATCTGGTAGTTTGCCAACTCCAACATCTCCGCAAGCAAGAACTCCGCTATCCGGCTCTATAACCAAATATCCTCTCGACTTTAATACTGAAATGTTCTCTTGTACAACTGGATTTGTATACATATTTGAATTCATTGCTGGCGCCAGAACAACTGTTCCCTTTGTGGCTAATACCATCGTCGTTAAAAAGTCATCTGCAATTCCAGCTCGCAGCTTGGCAATTATGTTCGCTGTGGCTGGTGCAATGAGAATGATTTTCGACTTCTTAGCGATTTCAATGTGTAAAACTTCTCCATCGCCATCTGTCATATCAGTTATAACTGGCTTTCCCGTTATTGTTGCAAATGCCAGCGGTGCTGCAAACTCTGTTGAATTTTTAGTCATCACCACCTGTATTTCGTACCCCAACTTTTTCAATGCACTTGCAACATCTATCACTTTATATGCTGCAATACCTCCGGTCACTCCAATTGTAATCATAGCCTTCTCCTTTAATAGTTATTTAGCAAATCTATTGGAAAGTTTAAATGATAAATCCCTCTTTTCTCGCAGCTCCCGCAATTTTTTTAATGTGCCCTCTAGAAAATCTCTCTCAAACACTTCTATTTTATCTTTCCATAATTGCTGTTTCAGTTCTTCGTCACAAAACGAATTGGCCACTATAATAAACTTGGTTCGTTTATACTCCACATTTTGCTTTTTAAAGGCTCCTAAATCTGTTTTTGTTAAATCGATTTCGTGATTAAAACATTTCACACATATTTTTCCACGTCGATGATAGACTATAATATCGCAATATTTTTTTTCGGCATCACTTGGGAGATTTACAGCGTAGCCCGTATGCTTATATAACTCGCTAATATAATTCACAAATGTGCCCTGATCCATTGTATCGATAATTTCTATATCTGATTTTTCATCAAACATTCGGCTTGCTTTTAATTTTGTAAATATCATAGCCACTAGTAAGGAAACCATCAATACTATTTCTATACCCATTGGCGTAGAATTCATATCTTTGAATATAAACAAATAATATAAGTAACCCGAAATAGTTAATAGCATTATTCTAAAAACTGATACTAGCATTTTTTTCACTCCTTTTTTTGGAGTATTGCCAAATTTAGGATTTTTTATACCATCTTTTATAATAATAGGAGGCAATCATGACTAGATTTTTAATCTCACATTTCATCAAAACTGATACTCACGTCCGAGAGCAATACGGAATTTTATCTGGAGCCGTTGGCATTGCTCTAAATATATTACTAT is a genomic window of Candidatus Epulonipiscium viviparus containing:
- the gltX gene encoding glutamate--tRNA ligase; this encodes MNKLADIMFGNIDKKPEDFQYPKRDLPAGAQVTRYAPSPTGFQHIGGVFAALVAERVAALSNGIFFLRIEDTDQKREVAGAIEDTIATMHKYGIDFAEGQETDSTYKGNYGPYKQSERKEIYQTFAKDLVRQGKAYPCFATPEELEELRNNQIEKKITPGYYGEYAKYRNLSPEEAIAKIEAGTPYIVRLKSAGNGEREHFVDLIKGETSFPENNQDVVIIKQDGLPTYHFAHVVDDALMGTTIVSRGEEWLSSLPIHLELFEVLGLKRPEYAHIPTIMKMDGKSKRKLSKRKDPESAVTYYDEEGYPVVCVIEYLLNIINSTYEVWRAENKDKDYHKFPVALNKMSKSGALFDIIKLDDVSREIISRMSGDEMYALYVAWAKKYDPEMYELAVANAAGLKKFFAIDKDTAKPRKDFAKWSEVREKVVYLFDKIFAKETTTELPKGVTMEQARQIIAEYKKAYVHTHQSQEEWFNHLKDFATEIGYCANKKEFKSNPEKYKGMIQDVAGAVRVALTHRINTPDLFVIMQILGEKEVLSRFNEFIKE
- a CDS encoding type III pantothenate kinase; translated protein: MLLTIDIGNTHIVLGLMKKDQVIWSFRMTTQQARTSDEYGVTIIQMLHSNGIDVKDIEDVIVCSVVPNVMFSLKNSIIRYLGKMPYIVGEGLKVGIAIRTDNPRAVGADRIVNSVAAFNIYGGPCMAIDFGTSTTYDITNEKGEFIGGLITPGIGISAEVMSQRAAQLPVIEIKKPKSILDCKNTVASMQGGLVYGYIGQVEYIVKKAKEALGNNMTIISTGGLGRIIQSETDMIDLHDKYLTHKGLQIIYDKNKKEEL
- a CDS encoding dihydrofolate reductase; its protein translation is MIVAVSKNGQIGIANELPWNIKEDMNYFRKMTTAKTVIMGRKTFNSIGRPLPNRRNIVLTTNTDLKIAGVEVVTNFAEALIIAREEDAFVIGGGQIYELFMPYAEELYITEVDVNIDGDAAFPEYRNKFVCVETIEKSANDSKYNYRFTKWIAADEVPEGL
- the coaBC gene encoding bifunctional phosphopantothenoylcysteine decarboxylase/phosphopantothenate--cysteine ligase CoaBC: MITIGVTGGIAAYKVIDVASALKKLGYEIQVVMTKNSTEFAAPLAFATITGKPVITDMTDGDGEVLHIEIAKKSKIILIAPATANIIAKLRAGIADDFLTTMVLATKGTVVLAPAMNSNMYTNPVVQENISVLKSRGYLVIEPDSGVLACGDVGVGKLPDAVKITAYIKDLNDKPAVDQDLLGKKYLITAGRTVEAIDPMRYLSNYSTGKMGYALAEMAKDRGAEVILVSGPTNLTPPAGVTVVEVISARDMYKAVHENYTDVDVVIKAAAVADFRPKEVQAEKIKKGDDKLVLELVKNPDILKSLGDTKKNQILVGFAAESQNVIENATEKLKSKNLDIIVANNIKEEGAGFSADTNIATIIERDGTVSFIPKMSKKELANIILDKTKRGR
- a CDS encoding restriction endonuclease; the protein is MLVSVFRIMLLTISGYLYYLFIFKDMNSTPMGIEIVLMVSLLVAMIFTKLKASRMFDEKSDIEIIDTMDQGTFVNYISELYKHTGYAVNLPSDAEKKYCDIIVYHRRGKICVKCFNHEIDLTKTDLGAFKKQNVEYKRTKFIIVANSFCDEELKQQLWKDKIEVFERDFLEGTLKKLRELREKRDLSFKLSNRFAK
- a CDS encoding MATE family efflux transporter, producing the protein MGEQYLRIVCIGYIFASISNCTVMAFRSVQTVKISIVIYGASLLVNVFFNWLLIFGNLGAPELGVIGAAIATVIARITEFIISIIFIKFFDTKIKLRWDIFKRADKSLLIDFIKITSPVVVNELIWSVGSATMSVIVGRMGTEVVAANSIANVVNQFMTVFIYALSSSASVIIGNSIGEGAYKKTKDASFTILLSITVLAVISGCLVFISRPFVVDFYNVSAATKSFAMDIMLVNSVIIVFQALANTTNVGMLRAGGDNTFVLINDVIFMWLVALPLGFVSAFVWKLPVIAVFCIIRVDEVLKSTCALIRLLSFKWINNVTRD